One Nicotiana sylvestris chromosome 12, ASM39365v2, whole genome shotgun sequence genomic window carries:
- the LOC104231705 gene encoding F-box/LRR-repeat protein At3g03360-like, which yields MERALLLEELPEIRSFRVWRLRYEDRFAKDTDLWVHFAIKVASVESFELGIIDTNRQRYELPQFAYKNTSVRNLALWYCQLNPSGSVNWSSLVSLSFGCLELTEGVIEKVLSGCPNLERLNLEGVGGIHHLEISSVKLRELIIEDYANENNDLELEILAPYIQTLKLFGYCSEIRIRQRNVASLVTAVLRVNFAFDDVEGNLDKECRYLKELLQSVAHVENLELGPWCIEFLSILELKGWHPPPSSRKFLKLNAALEQLDFPGVCSFLQSSSDLETLVIDWWYDYEERNLLSRYTNEDEQSRKFETCNFNCSFPHLKTIEIINFHGPLSENKSLLPLVKYFLKHATVLEKFVIDAIFGGSDVSPDYVKMTQQFLSFPRSSPHASVVFSYQ from the exons ATGGAG agagctttattatTGGAGGAATTGCCAGAAATCCGATCATTCAGGGTCTGGCGCCTTAGGTACGAGGATCGATTTGCTAAAGATACTGATTTGTGGGTACATTTTGCAATTAAAGTTGCCAGTGTTGAaagttttgaacttggaattatCGATACGAATCGCCAAAGATATGAGCTTCCTcaatttgcatataaaaatacttCAGTGAGGAATTTGGCTTTATGGTACTGCCAACTCAACCCTTCTGGTAGTGTTAACTGGAGTAGTCTCGTTTCTCTTTCATTTGGGTGCCTGGAATTGACAGAGGGTGTCATAGAAAAAGTATTATCTGGTTGTCCTAACTTGGAGCGCTTGAACCTAGAAGGTGTTGGGGGAATTCATCATTTGGAAATCAGCTCTGTGAAGCTGAGAGAATTGATCATAGAAGATTATGCAAACGAGAATAATGACCTTGAGCTCGAAATATTAGCCCCCTATATTCAAACTTTGAAACTTTTTGGATACTGCAGTGAGATACGCATCCGGCAGAGAAATGTGGCTTCACTTGTCACTGCAGTCCTTCGGGTTAATTTTGCTTTTGATGATGTAGAAGGCAACTTAGATAAGGAGTGTAGATATTTGAAGGAGCTTCTTCAGAGCGTTGCCCATGTCGAAAATCTTGAATTGGGTCCTTGGTGCATCGAG TTCCTGTCCATTCTGGAGTTGAAAGGGTGGCATCCTCCACCATCAAGCCGGAAATTCTTAAAACTTAATGCAGCCTTAGAACAGTTGGACTTCCCTGGAGTTTGCAGCTTTCTACAGAGTTCATCGGATCTTGAGACATTGGTCATTGACTGGTGGTACGATTATGAAGAAAGA AACCTGCTGTCAAGGTACACAAATGAGGATGAACAGAGCAGGAAGTTTGAAACATGTAATTTTAACTGCTCATTTCCACATCTGAAGACCATCGAGATCATTAACTTTCATGGACCACTTAGTGAAAATAAGTCTCTTCTTCCATTGGTGAAATATTTTCTCAAGCATGCAACTGTGCTCGAAAAGTTCGTTATTGACGCCATATTCGGAGGGAGTGATGTGTCTCCGGATTATGTTAAAATGACACAGCAGTTCCTAAGCTTTCCAAGATCCTCTCCGCATGCTTCAGTTGTCTTTTCTTATCAATAA
- the LOC104231703 gene encoding F-box protein At5g03100-like isoform X1, whose amino-acid sequence MEMQRKITAREDRLSNLPDEILIHILSMLPRWHNKEVVRSSVLSRRWRFLWKSVPISLDFDFPIRESENDNLLYLASIHRELYYWRNCEKIQKFRVWRLRYEDRFAKDIDLWVHFAIKVANVESFALGIIDTNHQRYEFPQFAYKNASLSYLALWYCQLNPTGSVNWSNLVSLSLGSLPLTDGVMEKVLSGCPNLECLELDSVSGIHRLEISSVKLTKLTIRNYLSENPDLWLEILAPYIQNLQLSGYCINICIRQRNVASLVTAALHLIFDFGNHDLEKEGSYLKELLHGIAHVENLELGPWCIEFLSVLELKGWQPPPSNWKFLELPALQQLDLPGLCSFLPCSLDLEALVIDWRYNDEERLGQHLNFEKKARRSLAEHAIEKRTGESSILKYHVSSQKVLTGRLLLLIIGGGCTQLKNQPHHCFSVIVCHPDFFTLNKVFNLFNNRFIVPRRFCNSRQHKTISESQLPPKCF is encoded by the exons ATGGAAATGCAGAGAAAAATCACGGCTAGAGAAGACCGACTTAGTAATTTGCCCGATGAAATTCTAATTCACATCCTCTCTATGTTGCCGAGGTGGCACAATAAAGAAGTTGTGAGAAGCAGCGTATTATCTAGACGGTGGAGATTTCTTTGGAAGTCCGTCCCAATATCACTCGATTTCGACTTCCCCATTCGTGAAAGCGAAAATGACAATCTCCTTTACCTGGCTTCCATTCATAGAGAGCTTTATTATTGGAGGAATTGCGAGAAAATACAGAAATTCAGGGTCTGGCGCCTTAGGTACGAGGATCGTTTTGCTAAAGATATTGATTTATGGGTACATTTTGCAATTAAAGTTGCTAATGTTGAAAGTTTTGCACTTGGAATTATCGATACAAATCACCAAAGATATGAGTTCCCTCAATTTGCATATAAAAATGCATCGTTGAGTTATTTGGCTTTATGGTACTGCCAACTCAACCCTACTGGTAGTGTTAATTGGAGTAATCTCGTTTCTCTTTCACTTGGGTCTTTGCCTTTGACTGATGGTGTAATGGAAAAGGTATTATCTGGTTGCCCTAACTTGGAATGCTTGGAACTGGATAGTGTTTCGGGCATTCATCGTTTGGAAATCAGCTCTGTGAAGCTGACAAAATTGACCATACGCAATTACCTAAGTGAGAATCCTGACCTTTGGCTCGAAATATTAGCTCCGTATATTCAAAATTTGCAACTTTCTGGGTATTGCATTAACATATGTATCCGACAGAGAAATGTGGCTTCACTTGTCACTGCAGCCCTtcatttaatttttgattttgggAATCACGACTTGGAGAAGGAGGGTAGCTATTTGAAGGAACTTCTTCACGGTATTGCCCATGTCGAGAATCTTGAATTGGGTCCATGGTGCATCGAG TTCCTGTCCGTACTGGAGTTGAAAGGGTGGCAGCCTCCACCATCAAACTGGAAATTCTTAGAACTTCCAGCCTTACAACAGTTGGACTTACCTGGACTTTGCAGCTTTCTCCCGTGTTCATTGGATCTTGAGGCATTGGTCATTGACTGGAGATACAATGATGAAGAAAGA cttggccaacacctcaactttgaaaaaaaagcACGGAGAAGCTTGGCCGAACATGCTATAGAAAAGAGAACAGGTGAGAGCAGTATTCTCAAGTATCATGTGAGCTCACAGAAGGTTCTAACCGGGAGGCTCCTCTTGTTGATTATTGGAG GTGGCTGTACCCAGCTGAAGAATCAGCCACACCATTGCTTCTCTGTGATAGTGTGTCACCCTGACTTTTTCACTTTGAATAAAGTCTTTAATCTCTTCAATAATAGGTTCATAGTGCCAAGAAGGTTTTGCAATTCCAGACAACATAAAACGATAAGTGAGAGTCAGCTTCCACCCAAATGTTTCTAA
- the LOC104231703 gene encoding F-box protein At5g03100-like isoform X2, producing MEMQRKITAREDRLSNLPDEILIHILSMLPRWHNKEVVRSSVLSRRWRFLWKSVPISLDFDFPIRESENDNLLYLASIHRELYYWRNCEKIQKFRVWRLRYEDRFAKDIDLWVHFAIKVANVESFALGIIDTNHQRYEFPQFAYKNASLSYLALWYCQLNPTGSVNWSNLVSLSLGSLPLTDGVMEKVLSGCPNLECLELDSVSGIHRLEISSVKLTKLTIRNYLSENPDLWLEILAPYIQNLQLSGYCINICIRQRNVASLVTAALHLIFDFGNHDLEKEGSYLKELLHGIAHVENLELGPWCIEFLSVLELKGWQPPPSNWKFLELPALQQLDLPGLCSFLPCSLDLEALVIDWRYNDEERDLLSRYTNEDEQIRRFETRNFNCSFPNLKTIEIINFHGPLSENKSLLPLVKYFLKHATVLEKFVIDAIFKESDMLDHFEMTQELLSFPRSSPQASVVFSYR from the exons ATGGAAATGCAGAGAAAAATCACGGCTAGAGAAGACCGACTTAGTAATTTGCCCGATGAAATTCTAATTCACATCCTCTCTATGTTGCCGAGGTGGCACAATAAAGAAGTTGTGAGAAGCAGCGTATTATCTAGACGGTGGAGATTTCTTTGGAAGTCCGTCCCAATATCACTCGATTTCGACTTCCCCATTCGTGAAAGCGAAAATGACAATCTCCTTTACCTGGCTTCCATTCATAGAGAGCTTTATTATTGGAGGAATTGCGAGAAAATACAGAAATTCAGGGTCTGGCGCCTTAGGTACGAGGATCGTTTTGCTAAAGATATTGATTTATGGGTACATTTTGCAATTAAAGTTGCTAATGTTGAAAGTTTTGCACTTGGAATTATCGATACAAATCACCAAAGATATGAGTTCCCTCAATTTGCATATAAAAATGCATCGTTGAGTTATTTGGCTTTATGGTACTGCCAACTCAACCCTACTGGTAGTGTTAATTGGAGTAATCTCGTTTCTCTTTCACTTGGGTCTTTGCCTTTGACTGATGGTGTAATGGAAAAGGTATTATCTGGTTGCCCTAACTTGGAATGCTTGGAACTGGATAGTGTTTCGGGCATTCATCGTTTGGAAATCAGCTCTGTGAAGCTGACAAAATTGACCATACGCAATTACCTAAGTGAGAATCCTGACCTTTGGCTCGAAATATTAGCTCCGTATATTCAAAATTTGCAACTTTCTGGGTATTGCATTAACATATGTATCCGACAGAGAAATGTGGCTTCACTTGTCACTGCAGCCCTtcatttaatttttgattttgggAATCACGACTTGGAGAAGGAGGGTAGCTATTTGAAGGAACTTCTTCACGGTATTGCCCATGTCGAGAATCTTGAATTGGGTCCATGGTGCATCGAG TTCCTGTCCGTACTGGAGTTGAAAGGGTGGCAGCCTCCACCATCAAACTGGAAATTCTTAGAACTTCCAGCCTTACAACAGTTGGACTTACCTGGACTTTGCAGCTTTCTCCCGTGTTCATTGGATCTTGAGGCATTGGTCATTGACTGGAGATACAATGATGAAGAAAGA GACCTACTGTCAAGGTACACAAATGAGGATGAACAGATCAGGAGGTTTGAAACACGTAATTTTAACTGCTCATTTCCAAATTTGAAGACCATCGAGATCATTAACTTTCATGGACCACTAAGTGAAAATAAGTCGCTGCTGCCATTGGTAAAATATTTTCTCAAGCATGCAACTGTGCTTGAAAAGTTCGTCATTGACGCCATATTCAAAGAGAGTGATATGCTGGATCATTTCGAAATGACACAGGAGTTACTAAGCTTTCCAAGATCCTCTCCGCAGGCTTCTGTTGTCTTTTCTTATCGATAA